The window TTCGTATCCTAAGTCACTTAAGAATTTTTTGTCACTTGTCCACCCTTTTTTAACCGAAACAAAAAGTTCGAGATAGACAGGTTTGGAAGAGAGCCGTTCAATTTTTTCACGAGCACTTTTACCGATTCGCTTGATGGCTGCCCCCCCCTTGCCGATAATAATCCCTTTTTGGGAATCTTTTTCGACGATAATGGTGGCACGGATGTGTTCAGTCGGAGTGTCTTCATCAATTTTATCAATAATAACATCCGATTCGTAGGGAATTTCATCACTGATATTTTCAAATATGGCTTCACGAATAAACTCTTTATAAATCGTACGAATCATCTCTGTGGTGATATTTTCGGGGTCATATAAATATGGAGACTCATCAAGATGTTTGACAATGGTATTAAGCAAGTCATTTTTGCCCACATTTTTAGTGACTGACATTGGAATAAGGGCAAGAAATTGATCACTGTATTGGTTATATTCCCCGATTTTTTTGAGCAAATCACCTTGTGAAATTTGATCAATTTTGCTTAATACAATGATATGTTTCCGTTTTTGGTGATTAAGCTCTAAAAATTTTTCATAATGGAGTGTTTTATCGGATGCGGGAGCAAGATAGACAACAACATCACAATCGCCGATTGCTTTTAGTGCCTCTTCGAGCATGTATTGATTGAGAAGTTTTTCAGCTTGATGGAGACCTGGGGTATCGACAAAAATAATTTGATCATCATTATGCATAACAATTGCGTTTGAGCGTTTGCGCGTTGCATTGGCTTTCTGACTGACGAGGGCAATTTTTTCACCCAATATCCAGTTCATAAGGGTACTTTTTCCTGCATTCGGTCGCCCCACAAGAGCGACAAATCCTGCTTTACTCACCCTTGATCTCTAGGTGAAGTGTTGCATGAATACCATGACCGAGTTTGAGATCTAAATCATGCAAACCGGTTGTTTTAATACCATGTTTGGCATCAAGCTCTTTTTTATCGATCTCAATACCATGTTGTGTTTTCAATGCATCACTAATCTCTTCTTTGGTGACAGCACCAAAAAGATGGCCAGTATTACCGAGCTTTTTTG of the Sulfuricurvum sp. genome contains:
- the era gene encoding GTPase Era, whose amino-acid sequence is MSKAGFVALVGRPNAGKSTLMNWILGEKIALVSQKANATRKRSNAIVMHNDDQIIFVDTPGLHQAEKLLNQYMLEEALKAIGDCDVVVYLAPASDKTLHYEKFLELNHQKRKHIIVLSKIDQISQGDLLKKIGEYNQYSDQFLALIPMSVTKNVGKNDLLNTIVKHLDESPYLYDPENITTEMIRTIYKEFIREAIFENISDEIPYESDVIIDKIDEDTPTEHIRATIIVEKDSQKGIIIGKGGAAIKRIGKSAREKIERLSSKPVYLELFVSVKKGWTSDKKFLSDLGYEW